A genomic window from Prunus persica cultivar Lovell chromosome G2, Prunus_persica_NCBIv2, whole genome shotgun sequence includes:
- the LOC18769424 gene encoding uncharacterized protein LOC18769424 isoform X2: protein MGPELEVKPKSGAAMEVSVAKDGTTHHDVVVDDKFMPCVSNYKDNILEMEETLVGQTTVSNKRENAELNRTGGTSPDDVQILEGECGDLTENSSSFGDTISGTEDGSTLDGDEADSQLGENEHASVYDGYFGAFQTRKKKLTPEWRNFIRPEMWRLKWLELQIKELLSQTQKYDSELAKYDKEKLSAFEGFTSEGFDAMPTPKLMKRKKRKRVEDTTDIASYMSHHNLFSYVPESKKTAANGVCMQEDWGDLGGKTSYGHNEFETNDIWSSLEFRDGNSSLEDILWKIEVVHSQVWQLKTRIDKVVQENPGNFSANHFLVPCDTSNGSAQNPASPPENGNTLLVETLSTASQHVKFNIGNLFLPQSAVSSHEELTPLPGMIGNTDQPWLGNVLENVEDGCLIPNAAVKDEPYNFEVKDQLIQKPHISLEEQETNFPVPVSETELPTNLPVPVSETALPTSSSVPNATHESDSTTRTNFRWNTRNRGRRKPGSYAYKLSRKS from the exons ATGGGCCCTGAATTGGAGGTGAAACCAAAGTCGGGAGCTGCTATGGAAGTTTCAGTTGCTAAGGATGGAACTACCCATCATGACGTAGTCGTAGATGATAAGTTTATGCCTTGTGTAAGTAACTACAAAGATAATATCTTGGAAATGGAAGAAACATTGGTTGGACAAACTACTGTCTCAAATAAAAGGGAGAATGCGGAGCTAAACAGAACTGGTGGTACAAGTCCTGATGATGTTCAGATTCTTGAAGGTGAATGTGGGGATTTGACAGAGAATTCGAGTTCTTTTGGTGATACAATTTCTGGGACAGAGGATGGTTCAACGTTGGATGGTGACGAAGCTGATTCACAGTTAGGTGAAAATGAGCACGCTTCAGTATATGATGGGTATTTTGGTGCATTTCAAACAAG GAAGAAAAAGTTGACCCCCGAGTGGAGGAATTTTATACGTCCTGAAATGTGGCGGCTTAAATGGCTGGAACTGCAGATTAAGGAACTTCTGTCCCAGACCCAAAAGTATGATTCCGAACTTGCAAAGTATGACAAAGAAAAGCTGTCTGCATTTGAGGGCTTCACATCAGAAGGTTTTGATGCAATGCCAACACCAAAGTtgatgaaaaggaagaaaagaaagagagttgAAGATACTACTGACATAGCATCATATATGTCACACCATAATCTGTTCTCCTATG TTCCAGAAAGTAAGAAGACTGCTGCTAATGGTGTTTGCATGCAGGAAGACTGGGGTGATCTCG GAGGTAAAACTAGTTATGGCCATAATGAGTTTGAGACAAATGATATATGGTCATCTCTCGAGTTCAGAGATGGTAATAGTTCCTTGGAAGATATTCTTTGGAAGATTGAAGTGGTACATTCACAAGTATGGCAGTTGAAGACTCGAATTGACAAGGTCGTGCAGGAAAATCCTGGGAACTTTTCTGCTAACCATTTCCTAGTACCATGTGATACATCGAATGGCTCTGCTCAAAATCCTGCTTCTCCTcctgaaaatggaaatacatTACTAGTGGAAACTTTATCCACTGCATCTCAGCATGTCAAGTTTAACATTGGAAATCTATTTTTACCTCAGAGTGCAGTTTCAAGTCATGAAGAGCTGACCCCTCTTCCTGGTATGATTGGAAATACAGATCAGCCTTGGCTTGGCAATGTACTTGAAAat GTTGAGGATGGGTGCCTTATACCTAATGCTGCTGTCAAGGATGAGCCATATAATTTTGAAGTTAAAGATCAGCTCATCCAGAAGCCTCACATATCACTTGAAGAGCAGGAAACCAATTTTCCTGTTCCGGTATCAGAAACTGAGTTGCCCACAAACTTACCTGTTCCGGTTtcggaaactgcattgccGACAAGTTCCAGTGTACCTAATGCAACTCATGAATCAGATTCCACCACCAGGACTAATTTCCGTTGGAACACAAGAAATCGAGGGAGGAGAAAACCTGGCTCGTATGCATATAAGTTGAGCCGGAAATCGTAA
- the LOC18769424 gene encoding uncharacterized protein LOC18769424 isoform X1: MGPELEVKPKSGAAMEVSVAKDGTTHHDVVVDDKFMPCVSNYKDNILEMEETLVGQTTVSNKRENAELNRTGGTSPDDVQILEGECGDLTENSSSFGDTISGTEDGSTLDGDEADSQLGENEHASVYDGYFGAFQTRKKKLTPEWRNFIRPEMWRLKWLELQIKELLSQTQKYDSELAKYDKEKLSAFEGFTSEGFDAMPTPKLMKRKKRKRVEDTTDIASYMSHHNLFSYVPESKKTAANGVCMQEDWGDLAGGKTSYGHNEFETNDIWSSLEFRDGNSSLEDILWKIEVVHSQVWQLKTRIDKVVQENPGNFSANHFLVPCDTSNGSAQNPASPPENGNTLLVETLSTASQHVKFNIGNLFLPQSAVSSHEELTPLPGMIGNTDQPWLGNVLENVEDGCLIPNAAVKDEPYNFEVKDQLIQKPHISLEEQETNFPVPVSETELPTNLPVPVSETALPTSSSVPNATHESDSTTRTNFRWNTRNRGRRKPGSYAYKLSRKS; the protein is encoded by the exons ATGGGCCCTGAATTGGAGGTGAAACCAAAGTCGGGAGCTGCTATGGAAGTTTCAGTTGCTAAGGATGGAACTACCCATCATGACGTAGTCGTAGATGATAAGTTTATGCCTTGTGTAAGTAACTACAAAGATAATATCTTGGAAATGGAAGAAACATTGGTTGGACAAACTACTGTCTCAAATAAAAGGGAGAATGCGGAGCTAAACAGAACTGGTGGTACAAGTCCTGATGATGTTCAGATTCTTGAAGGTGAATGTGGGGATTTGACAGAGAATTCGAGTTCTTTTGGTGATACAATTTCTGGGACAGAGGATGGTTCAACGTTGGATGGTGACGAAGCTGATTCACAGTTAGGTGAAAATGAGCACGCTTCAGTATATGATGGGTATTTTGGTGCATTTCAAACAAG GAAGAAAAAGTTGACCCCCGAGTGGAGGAATTTTATACGTCCTGAAATGTGGCGGCTTAAATGGCTGGAACTGCAGATTAAGGAACTTCTGTCCCAGACCCAAAAGTATGATTCCGAACTTGCAAAGTATGACAAAGAAAAGCTGTCTGCATTTGAGGGCTTCACATCAGAAGGTTTTGATGCAATGCCAACACCAAAGTtgatgaaaaggaagaaaagaaagagagttgAAGATACTACTGACATAGCATCATATATGTCACACCATAATCTGTTCTCCTATG TTCCAGAAAGTAAGAAGACTGCTGCTAATGGTGTTTGCATGCAGGAAGACTGGGGTGATCTCG CAGGAGGTAAAACTAGTTATGGCCATAATGAGTTTGAGACAAATGATATATGGTCATCTCTCGAGTTCAGAGATGGTAATAGTTCCTTGGAAGATATTCTTTGGAAGATTGAAGTGGTACATTCACAAGTATGGCAGTTGAAGACTCGAATTGACAAGGTCGTGCAGGAAAATCCTGGGAACTTTTCTGCTAACCATTTCCTAGTACCATGTGATACATCGAATGGCTCTGCTCAAAATCCTGCTTCTCCTcctgaaaatggaaatacatTACTAGTGGAAACTTTATCCACTGCATCTCAGCATGTCAAGTTTAACATTGGAAATCTATTTTTACCTCAGAGTGCAGTTTCAAGTCATGAAGAGCTGACCCCTCTTCCTGGTATGATTGGAAATACAGATCAGCCTTGGCTTGGCAATGTACTTGAAAat GTTGAGGATGGGTGCCTTATACCTAATGCTGCTGTCAAGGATGAGCCATATAATTTTGAAGTTAAAGATCAGCTCATCCAGAAGCCTCACATATCACTTGAAGAGCAGGAAACCAATTTTCCTGTTCCGGTATCAGAAACTGAGTTGCCCACAAACTTACCTGTTCCGGTTtcggaaactgcattgccGACAAGTTCCAGTGTACCTAATGCAACTCATGAATCAGATTCCACCACCAGGACTAATTTCCGTTGGAACACAAGAAATCGAGGGAGGAGAAAACCTGGCTCGTATGCATATAAGTTGAGCCGGAAATCGTAA